A genomic region of Plasmodium malariae genome assembly, chromosome: 14 contains the following coding sequences:
- the RON3 gene encoding rhoptry neck protein 3, putative, with amino-acid sequence MNKYWLCISSIYLFLNILSKCKELENKSLTVLANYKYYNDLGNNSKNRRTKGRHNINNSNWSNNNEYSFLSLKASSIFNQHYVAKLINTVLYKGLHTHGYFHRNPAVYESLSRTNFFFYLTVLNKENVKRIVKLISRAHSAKNKKYDVFKKQLMYNFNCPDFQIDDVIKTEMDHALITYNKAKSDSYWGMIDALKSDGLLLARTFMSVSFAQSLRGIIGLINHELIDLCFSNAYLYNNIASFDKLLMNNIFGVIMSYVFKSFLLFFYPLVMPFRGAFAFAMSSFCITQLSKIMFAVYRNVKRLYRISYRKMFYAILKINILKHPDLQEYAMKLLQGDSLILVSKIWKLSYVNVTDHLSGKNLFPVLNNLFEKNLGTGFFDFSHSLFKYVTDALNDLKLLNTKDGELDKETVLKSETFKKVLLILQITRRTLYYEESYIKLAVSNILTKFFTLISVNINYISKMNPKEFFQNDLDSEFKYIYEDQIYETYLQKISSNIVRKPFIKKNIRRINRGSIEFTLSLIKIKLLHYKPSLNFPYSSLYFDEKLKKQLNSSMKLLIKGATGIISGLVNYGEKFKLLKSCPLELAKKLNQPCNYESFEVKKLLFPLNIFINLLIPLFLEYNDVLVDKKVITNMVNFFSVITDSKELYLYEYLKNTVDTIKRSENAELVDINYDDEINKIIHNEIHKVLDEVNTEKINSLKFHSYTMKDEGLYLHNKEGRLYKFSFNQNNRKEFFLKSLNLYTFRNPLMHQVPYIKFEPLNSNNGNLIVGSHADKYEGKLTQCYMCLKEDNDTLVVDVIHHILWASGVDQFSSLIFSSMIGAVKQYFHQALSWKRALLSMVPTEFYEVHRLYMEKTSKEKDRSQNYFLKKIRKYRFQFNKVTFSRMFKTFLENVLNKINFFNTEESVIILVMSALYALYKNIEKNEIPVNETYKLYQQKLLEAYNPKTSYAYNYETYTMNKIKSYNEHNKIKKYDELPKGNNNNNDNSNDGSGDISNDNGNDNDNNTNNMGDKKQEDINAELTLEDEIVKSTKYLRYEIESREHEKKKIIDHITTLYGEIPNIEKFQDLPSQCYFLLYYDYSSFMMENIMGIDDVMNNIKKEKIKIKGVKNLNHIQNTGTKFATIGQTDLIKILCGTHLFFKKEHIPLDDMYRFEYGNDVVRHLLIIMSLLRIEKKNNRHSWKRFLALEEYLDQRKKYFKTPLKLLYLKMLNVKRVVGYARKKALMTLGKRIKGKRLINIMRYTRFFEIIENAEVINDFYPHSYIKFEDILVFSNVFQKFKYPLIRYTADQQNVKEMLNNFKLAPNTSVNNEKYILRIFRLINLIIKQKFSMDLFSIKKNDNYFSSQFLEKSEHILNKIHFDQKIEQYLSQLIGFLKLLSDMKFTNFLFLRNLYIFIKFYAATDDLDYSIRFSSIYLCNRNYLNFILNSILEFETFKKFIQKLKDNNDLKKYPIDHLNFQVQCYASDNIKTYRASTTDLEKLARYNEIMDYDVQNFYKDYLLLDLFYDDIDIKGLDTYYQKIDQEDQKNVGKTSSIYIAGSKNVASNVLAHDIAMINETVQNYIYLEKFLQKSNVPIIPFEGFTIAPDVNNIDVYFTNKATTAPFYSKNILDQFYIVGKAFTNEYFQKVKCSFVNYPFFLYYWFILNPGKPNIESMSKTGLVKEDDLKPKSKEAKEEEEQLIDEKIVTDILSANYADEEIDNEDLMSEASTSEGEDSELDEGYIRKSFEKKNKFVSNSNSEQYIASDNDTLSNVSEDSSSSADSTTTDESYKTVNSDVNIASYKSANSDTLTESDKTLPKSQSFLDTSNFIKEGWNENNKNSTYTLMEKQNKNEKDDDILDEKEGDQNTLLYKNYSNCGVSDDMHNENMSKEYEMDKIQNENDVNFLQKTEKPTFSFDSTMITEKYVSANNGKHGFFNRSYNMYIPKTSIYRNFHLVIKVVHSVISLNKFSVFTPVEIIKKGLTILNKKRRYIKQNMNPFINKMILDINDTVQKIKSTSEKGYNLPKSDLFSLYKIVEFQLFNQYLIYPPLKRLKQTELKYILDVINEGYYYYINKLVKQLREDLVVKDNIARTLSSFKEYTSFFFDEGTVNLFYQMFKESITCKNVKCFDFLFNDFISRYYNNTVMSITNDDNTFQSLAKIFKENDTLNSLREDIQNIYISSEKKSNETEHNDLESTASSKPKITYEDLVLSSLQFPKKIEPWNCVFTLFNIKHLYMNVGYLLLGGKYRFKLFKRIFAHTFEIFGWLRKNKKNEIYIP; translated from the exons ATGAATAAGTACTGGCTTTGTATTTCTTCAATTTACTTATTCCTAAACATACTTTCAAAATGTAAAGAATTAGAGAATAAAAGCCTTACGGTTTTGGccaattataaatattataatgatttag ggaataatagtaaaaatagaagaaCAAAAGGAAGACACAATATTAACAATAGTAATTGGTCAAACAATAatgaatattcttttttatccttaAAGGCTAGTTCTATATTTAACCAGCACTATGTTGCAAAGTTAATCAATACAGTATTATATAAGGGACTACATACcc aTGGGTACTTTCACCGTAATCCGGCTGTATATGAATCTCTTTCAAGAactaacttttttttctatttaacagtattaaataaggaaaatgTGAAACGTATTGTCAAATTAATATCTAGAGCTCATAGTGCAa agaATAAAAAGTATGATGTATTTAAGAAACAGTTAATGTATAATTTCAACTGCCCTGATTTTCAAATCGATGATGTTATTAAAACTGAAATGGACCATGCtcttataacatataataaagcaaaat CTGATTCTTATTGGGGTATGATTGATGCATTAAAAAGTGATGGATTGTTATTGGCTAGAACATTTATGTCCGTGTCTTTTGCTCAGAGTCTTAGGGGTATAATTGGGCTTATAAATCATGAATTGATAGATCTGTGTTTTTCAAATGCTTATTTATACAATAACATAGCATCTTTTGACAAGCTTCTTATGAACAATATTTTCGGAGTAATTATGTCCTATGTTTTTAAATCATTTCTACTGTTTTTTTACCCCCTGGTTATGCCATTCCGTGGAGCTTTTGCCTTTGCTATGTCATCATTTTGTATTACACAATTGAGTAAGATTATGTTTGCTGTCTATAGAAATGTCAAACGACTCTACCGAATATCTTACAGAAAGATGTTTTAcgcaattttaaaaa taaatatattaaagcaCCCAGATCTTCAAGAATACGCTATGAAATTGCTACAAGGAGATTCCTTAATTCTAGTTTCTAAAATTTGGAAACTCTCTTATGTAAATGTTACAGATCATTTGTctggaaaaaatttatttcctGTTCTAAACAacttatttgaaaaaaatctCGGCACAGGGTTTTTTGATTTCAGTcattctttatttaaatatgttacaGACGCCttaaatgatttaaaattattaaat aCGAAAGATGGGGAACTGGATAAAGAAACTGTACTAAAAAGTGAAACGTTTAAAAAGGTTCTATTGATTCTTCAGATTACTAGAAGAACACTATACTATGAAGAATCATACATCAAATTAGctgtttcaaatatattaacaaaattctTTACCTTAATATcagttaatataaattatattagtaAAATGAACCCTAAAGAATTTTTTCAGAACGATTTAGATTcagaatttaaatatatatatgaagatcaaatatatgaaacatatttacaaaaaatttcttCAAATATAGTTAGAAAaccatttataaaaaaaaatataagaagaaTTAATAGAGGTAGCATTGAGTTCACATTGTCTCTTATTAAGATAAAACTGCTCCATTACAAACCTTCTTTAAATTTCCCTTACTCcagtttatattttgatgaGAAATTAAAGAAACAGTTAAATAGTTCAATGAAGTTATTAATTAAGGGTGCAACTGGAATTATATCTGGTCTTGTTAATTACGGAGAAAAATTCAAACTTCTGAAGAGTTGTCCTTTAGAATTAGCTAAAAAGTTGAACCAGCCATGCAATTATGAATCTTTTGAAGTAAAGAAATTATTGTTTCctctaaatatttttattaatctcTTAATTCCACTATTTTTAGAATATAATGATGTACTAGTagataaaaaagtaataacaaatatggttaatttttttagtgtTATTACTGAttcaaaagaattatatttatacgaatatttgaaaaatactGTTGATACAATAAAAAGGTCAGAAAATGCTGAATTAGTAGATATAAATTACGatgatgaaataaataaaataatacataatgaAATTCACAAAGTATTAGACGAAGTGAACactgaaaaaattaattctttaaaGTTTCATAGTTATACGATGAAAGATGAAggtttatatttacataataaagaaggacgtttatataaattttcatttaatcaaaataatagaaaggaattttttttaaagtcaTTGAACTTATATACTTTTAGAAATCCACTGATGCATCAAGTaccatatattaaatttgaGCCATTAAATAGCAACAATGGTAATTTGATAGTAGGTTCACATGCTGACAAATATGAAGGAAAGTTAACTCAGTGTTATATGTGTTTAAAAGAAGACAACGACACTTTAGTTGTTGATGTAATTCATCACATTCTATGGGCATCCGGAGTTGATCAATTCAGTTCTTTAATT TTTTCTTCCATGATTGGAGCAGTTAAGCAATATTTTCATCAAGCTCTATCGTGGAAAAGGGCTCTTCTAAGCATGGTCCCCACAGAGTTTTATGAAGTTCACAGattatatatggaaaaaacatccaaagaaaaagatagatctcaaaattattttttaaaaaaaattagaaaatatagGTTTCAGTTCAATAAGGTAACCTTTTCGCGTATGTTTAAGacatttttagaaaatgttttaaataaaataaatttctttaataCAGAAGAGTCCGTCATTATATTGGTGATGTCAGCATTGTATGctctttataaaaatattgaaaaaaatgaaattccTGTAAAtgaaacatataaattatatcagCAAAAATTGTTAGAAGCATATAATCCAAAAACTAGTTACgcatataattatgaaacTTACActatgaataaaattaaaagctataatgaacataataaaataaaaaaatatgatgagCTTCCAaaaggtaataataataataatgataacagTAATGATGGTAGTGGTGATATTAGCAATGATAACggtaatgataatgataataatactaataatatgGGTGACAAGAAGCAGGAGGATATTAATGCAGAACTAACTTTAGAAGATGAAATTGTGAAGAGCACAAAATATTTACGATATGAAATAGAATCTAGggaacatgaaaaaaaaaaaattattgatcATATAACGACTCTATATGGAGAAATAccaaatattgaaaaattcCAAGATTTACCTTCACAGTGTTATTTTTTACTCTATTATGATTATAGTTCCTTTATGATGGAAAACATAATGGGAATAGATGATGTAATGAACAATattaagaaagaaaaaataaaaataaagggtgttaaaaatttaaatcatATACAAAATACAGGTACCAAATTTGCTACTATTGGACAAACAGATTTAATAAAGATACTTTGTGGaacacatttattttttaagaaagaACATATTCCTCTTGACGATATGTATAGATTTGAATATGGCAATGATGTTGTGAGACATCTGTTAATCATTATGTCTCTATTAagaatagagaaaaaaaataatagacaTTCATGGAAAAGATTTTTAGCTTTAGAAGAATATTTAGatcaaagaaaaaagtatttcAAAACACCTCTAAAATTGttatacttaaaaatgttaaatgtTAAAAGAGTTGTTGGATATGCTAGGAAAAAGGCATTAATGACTTTAGGTAAACGAATTAAAGGCAAaagattaataaatataatgagaTATACAagattttttgaaattatagaaaatgCTGAAGTTATTAATGATTTCTACccacattcatatataaaatttgaagatattttagttttttctaacgtttttcaaaaatttaagtaTCCTCTTATAAGATATACAGCAGACCAACAAAATGTTAAAGAGATGCTGAATAATTTTAAGTTGGCTCCAAATACATCagtaaataatgaaaaatatatattacgaaTTTTTAgacttataaatttaataattaagcAGAAGTTTTCTATGGACTTAtttagtattaaaaaaaatgacaattatttttcttcacaATTTCTAGAAAAGAGTGAACATATCCTGAATAAAATTCATTTCGATCAAAAGATAGAACAGTATTTATCTCAGTTAATTGgatttttaaaacttttatCAGATAtgaaatttacaaatttcttatttttgagaaatttatatattttcataaaattttacgCAGCAACAGATGATCTAGATTATTCAATAAGATTTTCATccatatatttgtgtaacAGAAATTActtgaattttattttaaattcaaTATTAGAATTTGAaacattcaaaaaatttattcaaaaaCTGAAAGATAATAATGACTTGAAAAAATATCCTATAGATCATTTAAATTTCCAAGTGCAATGTTATGCTTCtgataatattaaaactTATAGAGCTTCAACAACGGATTTAGAAAAATTGGCTCgttataatgaaattatggATTATGatgtacaaaatttttataaagattatttattattagatttattttatgatgatatagatataaaagGTCTAGATACgtattatcaaaaaattgATCAAGAAGATCAGAAAAATGTAGGTAAAACatcaagtatatatattgctGGGTCAAAAAACGTAGCTTCTAATGTTTTAGCACATGATATAGCCATGATAAATGAAACAgttcaaaattatatatatctagaAAAATTCTTACAAAAATCTAATGTCCCAATAATCCCCTTTGAAGGGTTTACTATTGCACCTGATGTAAATAACATTGATGTGTATTTTACAAACAAAGCTACAACAGCACCTTTTtacagtaaaaatattttggaTCAGTTTTATATAGTTGGGAAGGCATTTACTAAtgaatattttcaaaaagtgAAATGTTCCTTTGTTAACTATCCTttctttttgtattattgGTTTATCTTAAATCCAGGAAAACCAAATATTGAATCTATGAGCAAAACAGGTTTGGTCAAAGAAGATGATTTAAAACCTAAATCAAAAGAAGctaaagaagaagaagaacaattaatagatgaaaaaattgttaCAGATATATTATCTGCAAATTATGCGGATGAAGAGATAGATAATGAAGACCTAATGTCGGAAGCTTCAACATCCGAGGGAGAAGATTCCGAATTAGATGAAGGATATATTAGGAAATCatttgaaaagaaaaataaattcgtAAGTAATTCAAACTCAGAACAATATATCGCATCTGATAATGATACTCTATCAAATGTAAGTGAAGATTCATCTAGTAGTGCAGATTCAACAACAACTGATGAATCATATAAAACTGTAAACTCAGATGTAAATATAGCATCATACAAAAGTGCAAACTCAGATACACTTACAGAATCAGATAAAACTTTACCTAAATCTCAATCTTTTCTTGATActtcaaattttattaaagagGGATGGAAcgaaaacaataaaaattctACATACACCCTtatggaaaaacaaaataaaaatgaaaaagatgaTGATATACTAGATGAAAAAGAAGGAGATCAGaatactttattatataaaaattatagtaacTGTGGAGTTTCAGATGACATgcataatgaaaatatgtcAAAAGAATATGAAATGGATAAgatacaaaatgaaaatgatgtTAATTTCCTTCAGAAAACAGAAAAGCCCACATTTTCATTTGATTCTACAATGATaacagaaaaatatgtaagtGCTAACAACGGAAAACATGGCTTTTTTAATAGATCATACAATATGTATATTCCTAAAACCAGTATTTATAGAAACTTTCATCTAGTAATAAAGGTTGTACACTCAGTTATTTCATTAAACAAGTTTTCTGTGTTCACTCCAgtagaaattataaaaaaaggattaactatattaaacaaaaaaagaagatatataaaacaaaatatgaacccatttattaataaaatgatattagatataaatgatacagtacaaaaaattaagtctACTAGTGAAAAGGGATATAATTTACCAAAATCggatttattttctttatataaaatagtcGAATTTCAGTTATTCAATCAATACCTTATCTATCCTCCtttaaaaagattaaaacAAACGGagttgaaatatattttagatgTTATAAATGAGGGgtattattactatataaataaattagtaaAACAATTAAGGGAAGATCTTGTAGTTAAGGATAATATTGCACGAACTCTTTCCAGTTTCAAAGAGTATACAAGTTTCTTTTTTGATGAAGGTACagttaatttgttttatcaaATGTTCAAAGAATCGATTActtgtaaaaatgtaaaatgcTTTGATTTCTTGTTTAATGACTTCATTAGTcgatattataataatacagtAATGAGTATAACAAATGACGATAATACTTTTCAATCACTcgcaaaaatatttaaggaaAACGATACTTTAAATTCATTACGTGAAGATAttcagaatatatatatttcttcagAAAAAAAGTCAAATGAAACAGAACATAATGATTTGGAAAGTACTGCGTCTTCTAAACCTAAAATAACATATGAAGATTTAGTGTTAAGTTCACTTcaatttccaaaaaaaatagaaccATGGAATTGTGTTTTCACTTTAttcaatataaaacatttatatatgaatgttgGTTACCTTCTACTAGGAGGTAAATATAGatttaaattgtttaaaagaatttttgcACACACATTTGAAATTTTTGGATGGCtcaggaaaaataaaaaaaacgaaatatatattccttga
- the PmUG01_14085500 gene encoding conserved Plasmodium protein, unknown function, giving the protein MSTEASYNSEVTSTLHETFGNYISRLGAPNQCSCSNGLNVFLGLLLFNVMMYLSYIIGKKEIFQKLKYHGYY; this is encoded by the exons atgagTACCGAAGCAAGTTACAACTCCGAAGTTACATCCACTTTGCACGAAACCTTTGGAAACTATATTTCGAGACTAGGTGCTCCAAATCAGTGCTCTTGTAGTAACGGACTTAATGTATTTCTtggtttattattatttaatgtaatgATGTATTTATCATACATTATAGGGAAAAAG gAAATATTCCAAAAACTTAAATATCATGGAtattattaa